Proteins encoded by one window of Paenibacillus urinalis:
- the radA gene encoding DNA repair protein RadA, whose translation MAKVKTKFYCTECGYEAPKWYGKCPGCQSWNSMVEETESIVKTQGRGSSLFDSKEKPQPIINIESDQEPRILTGIKELNRVLGGGVVPGSLVLVGGDPGIGKSTLLLQTSHAMTTAGLRVLYISGEESVRQTKLRADRLEALSPELYVLSETNMERIEEAVKQVEPHFLVIDSIQTVYLPEITSAPGSVAQVRECTSRFMRIAKGQGIATVLVGHVTKEGAIAGPRMLEHMVDCVLYFEGERHHTYRLLRAVKNRFGSTNEMGIFEMGEIGLTEVANPSEMFLSERPLGVAGSTVAASMEGTRPMLVELQALVSATQFPSPRRMATGVDYNRMALIIAVLEKRQGMFLQNQDAYINVAGGVKLDEPAIDLAVAVSVASSFRDMPTKPFDVVFGEVGLTGEVRAVSRAEQRAKEAQKLGFKRVIMPEKSLKGWKHPKGIELIGVNTVGDALAVALD comes from the coding sequence GTGGCTAAAGTTAAAACGAAATTTTATTGTACTGAATGCGGCTATGAAGCCCCTAAATGGTACGGTAAATGTCCAGGATGTCAGTCCTGGAACTCCATGGTGGAGGAAACCGAAAGTATCGTTAAGACACAAGGGAGAGGTTCTTCCCTTTTTGATAGTAAAGAAAAGCCTCAGCCCATCATAAACATAGAGAGTGACCAGGAGCCCCGCATCCTGACGGGTATTAAAGAGCTGAATCGAGTGCTCGGCGGCGGCGTCGTTCCGGGCTCTCTTGTTCTGGTCGGCGGAGATCCGGGCATCGGTAAATCTACATTACTGTTGCAAACCTCCCATGCCATGACCACAGCAGGACTGCGCGTGCTGTATATTTCCGGTGAGGAATCGGTTAGGCAGACGAAGCTGAGGGCGGATCGACTGGAAGCATTGTCTCCTGAGCTGTATGTGCTCAGCGAAACAAATATGGAACGGATTGAGGAAGCAGTCAAACAGGTAGAGCCGCATTTCTTAGTCATTGACTCCATTCAAACGGTATATTTACCAGAAATTACGAGTGCACCGGGCAGTGTGGCACAAGTTAGAGAATGTACATCAAGATTTATGCGAATCGCCAAAGGTCAGGGCATTGCGACCGTGCTTGTAGGGCATGTTACTAAGGAAGGTGCTATTGCAGGACCGCGAATGCTTGAGCATATGGTGGATTGTGTGCTCTATTTTGAAGGCGAGAGACATCATACGTACCGGCTGCTTCGTGCGGTGAAGAACCGTTTTGGCTCAACCAATGAAATGGGGATTTTTGAGATGGGTGAAATCGGGTTAACCGAGGTTGCCAATCCATCCGAGATGTTCTTGTCTGAACGACCGCTTGGGGTAGCAGGCTCTACTGTTGCTGCCAGCATGGAAGGGACCCGTCCAATGCTTGTTGAGCTTCAGGCGCTGGTATCCGCAACCCAATTCCCTTCTCCAAGACGTATGGCTACCGGTGTAGATTACAATCGTATGGCTCTTATTATCGCCGTATTGGAAAAGCGCCAGGGTATGTTCTTACAGAACCAGGATGCTTATATAAACGTCGCCGGAGGGGTGAAGCTGGATGAACCTGCTATTGATCTGGCGGTTGCCGTCAGTGTCGCATCCAGCTTCCGGGATATGCCGACCAAACCTTTTGATGTTGTGTTTGGAGAGGTAGGTCTTACAGGCGAGGTCCGGGCCGTGTCTCGTGCGGAGCAGAGAGCAAAAGAAGCGCAGAAGCTTGGATTCAAACGGGTGATTATGCCAGAGAAGAGCCTAAAAGGCTGGAAGCACCCGAAGGGAATAGAACTTATCGGTGTAAACACCGTCGGAGATGCACTAGCGGTTGCTTTAGATTAG